In the genome of Bremerella sp. JC817, one region contains:
- a CDS encoding class I SAM-dependent methyltransferase — MQADELKQIFREGWTNSSVVQHRVERFIEGEFGFEPSFQAWQSILKHAIGDCNVASAVDMGTGPGTIAQFWAAMGIETTGVDFSATMLAAAQEVAKKKGLVINFVEGDAEQPPLEEGSFDLLSSRAVLFTLPHPGYAVARWVRLLRPGGLMVLIGEIPPDDPAKQKRAFRPAQGWKPDDTYREAMSQLPFREHTDQMLRVVMEAAGLIEIKNLQMEEVISAREAHDRLDPEYGVLQGNPYVLVGRRPD, encoded by the coding sequence ATGCAAGCAGACGAACTCAAGCAGATCTTTCGCGAAGGTTGGACGAACTCGAGCGTGGTCCAGCATCGCGTCGAACGATTCATCGAAGGGGAATTTGGTTTTGAACCCTCCTTCCAGGCCTGGCAGTCGATCTTGAAGCACGCGATCGGCGACTGCAACGTGGCCTCGGCAGTCGATATGGGAACCGGTCCTGGCACGATCGCTCAGTTTTGGGCGGCGATGGGAATTGAAACCACTGGTGTCGACTTCTCAGCAACAATGCTTGCGGCAGCGCAGGAGGTTGCCAAGAAGAAGGGCCTGGTGATTAACTTCGTGGAAGGAGATGCGGAGCAACCACCGCTGGAAGAGGGATCGTTCGATCTGCTCTCCAGCCGCGCGGTTCTTTTCACGTTGCCTCATCCTGGCTATGCGGTTGCTCGTTGGGTTCGACTGCTGCGGCCTGGCGGGCTGATGGTGTTAATTGGTGAGATCCCTCCGGACGATCCGGCCAAGCAAAAGCGAGCATTCCGACCCGCCCAAGGCTGGAAGCCAGACGACACCTATCGAGAAGCGATGAGCCAACTTCCGTTTCGCGAGCATACCGACCAGATGCTGCGCGTGGTGATGGAGGCAGCAGGGCTTATTGAGATTAAGAATCTACAGATGGAGGAGGTGATCTCGGCCCGCGAAGCCCACGATAGGTTAGACCCGGAATATGGTGTTTTGCAGGGAAATCCCTATGTTTTGGTAGGACGTCGACCCGATTAG
- a CDS encoding glycosyltransferase family 4 protein: MNVKPLHILVFAHSATLSHGGGRSLHELLIELSTRPDIRLTVVTPGYGSFELAARKLGAVVLCLSDLVPEVCFESLLWCADEHQGFGWTVHPTRLMDCVAAISRSLEERPDVVYTNTTVCPLGSFVAARLELPHVWHLREFVDRDFDWTFYLGKPGTYGLIDTLSDEIIVNSDILGQAVQPYLRENTISTVPNGPLADDWLKIEQPNAPAKEDPLQLCLVGTIAEHKGQIDAVEAVALLKRRNVPVELHLFGDAQPDYQAKLREAVKNHGIGKQVRFRGTTADPRQALLEGHIALVTSRFEAFGRVTVEAMATARPVVATNTGATPTIIDDGVTGILYDVGNAEQLASAIERIYNDPAAACEMATRARDQSLTNYTRVEYGRRVEEILRRAAATPERKTSVQALLPHLDTIAHGVCASISHGQIPALAKRTETLEKSWGIYLTRTIGRMLGLA, translated from the coding sequence GGATATGGTTCGTTTGAATTGGCCGCGAGAAAGTTAGGGGCCGTCGTCCTCTGCTTGTCCGACCTGGTCCCTGAAGTCTGCTTCGAGAGTCTGCTCTGGTGTGCCGACGAACATCAGGGTTTTGGATGGACGGTACATCCAACGAGGCTTATGGACTGCGTCGCAGCGATTTCTCGCTCGCTCGAAGAGAGGCCCGACGTCGTCTATACGAACACGACGGTTTGCCCCCTGGGGTCGTTCGTTGCGGCACGATTGGAGTTGCCTCACGTATGGCATCTCCGTGAGTTCGTTGATCGCGACTTCGATTGGACTTTCTATCTGGGTAAGCCGGGTACATACGGCTTAATCGATACGCTTTCTGACGAAATAATTGTCAATTCCGACATCCTTGGTCAGGCTGTCCAGCCCTACCTTCGGGAGAACACGATCTCCACAGTTCCTAACGGCCCACTGGCAGATGACTGGCTAAAGATCGAACAGCCAAACGCTCCAGCGAAAGAGGACCCGCTACAACTCTGTCTGGTTGGCACCATCGCTGAGCATAAGGGACAGATCGATGCGGTCGAAGCGGTTGCTTTGCTCAAGCGTCGAAATGTTCCTGTCGAACTCCACCTGTTTGGCGATGCCCAGCCCGATTATCAAGCGAAGCTTCGTGAAGCAGTGAAAAACCACGGCATTGGGAAACAGGTTCGTTTTCGCGGAACAACAGCCGATCCGCGTCAGGCTCTCTTAGAGGGGCACATTGCCCTGGTCACTTCCCGATTCGAAGCCTTCGGCCGAGTCACTGTCGAAGCAATGGCTACGGCGCGCCCCGTCGTCGCAACCAACACTGGGGCAACACCAACGATTATTGATGATGGCGTCACCGGTATTCTTTACGATGTCGGCAACGCCGAGCAGCTTGCCTCAGCGATTGAACGTATTTACAACGACCCTGCTGCTGCTTGCGAAATGGCAACCCGTGCCCGGGACCAATCGCTAACGAACTACACGCGGGTCGAATACGGCCGACGTGTCGAAGAGATATTACGAAGAGCAGCCGCCACGCCCGAGCGCAAGACGTCGGTCCAAGCCCTTCTTCCGCATCTGGATACAATTGCCCATGGCGTTTGCGCCAGCATTTCTCATGGGCAGATCCCGGCCCTCGCTAAGCGGACCGAGACCTTAGAGAAGTCTTGGGGCATCTATCTAACGCGAACGATCGGGCGAATGCTAGGTCTTGCATAA
- a CDS encoding efflux RND transporter periplasmic adaptor subunit, with amino-acid sequence MAASIAMAGTWWFLTGATEASHQKEEHAASSQQLAVAPAAPVENNSEDVNLIEFPKNRWESGSIVVEPVKSQQFSKRIEVTGKIAINEDRLAHIFPLAEGVVDEVQVHLGDHVTKGDVLAIVQSREVGQAKLQLYQDRLKRDQVAAQDKWTQQIVTNVQELIRMIRDEADVAEIEEKFTGKPIGEYRNQLLTAYIGKHTHQQTVKRLSPLTDSGAVSGKQLIEAQSQWNTARATLQSLVEQIQQEAVQEGMRSSHAVKEMETRVAVDEAALKVLGFKDAELEQINPIVQGEAVSHMPIMAPFDGTIISKDVVLAERVGPDSQIFSVADLTSVWVTADIYEGQLPLLDQVRGKTIQLQSDAWPGRTFDAKVFYTGDLVDPDSRTITLRAIADNKDAALKPGMFVHVLFPTGSLDQVVQVPADALQDFEGRSFVFVYAGGDTFEARDVVVGRRTDKVVEIVKGLKNGEEIVVHGGFALKSKMLASLLEE; translated from the coding sequence TTGGCAGCTTCGATCGCAATGGCAGGAACCTGGTGGTTTCTGACCGGCGCGACCGAAGCTTCGCACCAGAAAGAAGAGCACGCAGCCTCTTCACAACAACTCGCTGTGGCGCCTGCCGCCCCAGTTGAAAACAATTCCGAAGACGTGAACCTGATTGAGTTCCCGAAGAACCGCTGGGAATCAGGCTCGATCGTTGTCGAACCGGTGAAGTCGCAGCAGTTCAGCAAGCGAATTGAAGTGACCGGCAAGATCGCGATCAACGAAGATCGGCTAGCGCACATCTTTCCACTGGCGGAAGGTGTCGTCGACGAGGTTCAGGTTCATCTGGGCGATCACGTGACGAAAGGGGATGTCCTGGCGATTGTGCAAAGTCGCGAGGTTGGCCAGGCCAAGCTTCAGCTCTATCAAGATCGCCTCAAACGAGATCAGGTCGCGGCCCAGGACAAGTGGACGCAACAGATCGTGACGAACGTCCAGGAGCTAATTCGCATGATCCGCGATGAAGCCGATGTTGCGGAGATCGAAGAGAAGTTCACCGGCAAGCCGATTGGCGAGTACCGCAACCAGTTGCTTACCGCGTACATCGGTAAGCATACCCATCAGCAGACCGTGAAGCGGCTTTCGCCGTTGACCGACAGTGGTGCCGTATCTGGCAAGCAGTTGATCGAAGCCCAGTCGCAGTGGAACACCGCCCGGGCAACGCTGCAGTCACTGGTCGAACAGATCCAGCAAGAGGCTGTGCAAGAGGGCATGCGTTCTTCGCATGCGGTCAAAGAAATGGAAACCCGCGTGGCGGTCGATGAAGCGGCCTTGAAGGTGCTGGGCTTCAAGGATGCAGAACTGGAGCAGATCAATCCGATAGTCCAAGGCGAAGCGGTCTCGCACATGCCGATCATGGCGCCGTTCGATGGAACGATCATCTCGAAGGATGTCGTCCTGGCCGAACGGGTCGGACCCGATAGCCAGATCTTCAGTGTGGCTGACCTGACCAGTGTCTGGGTCACGGCCGATATCTACGAAGGGCAATTGCCGCTCTTGGATCAGGTACGAGGCAAAACGATCCAGCTTCAATCGGATGCGTGGCCTGGACGAACATTTGATGCCAAGGTGTTCTACACCGGCGATCTGGTCGATCCCGATAGCCGAACCATTACGCTCCGGGCCATCGCGGACAACAAAGATGCGGCTCTGAAGCCTGGCATGTTCGTGCATGTGTTGTTCCCGACCGGCAGCCTCGACCAGGTCGTTCAGGTTCCGGCCGATGCCTTACAAGACTTTGAAGGACGCTCGTTCGTGTTTGTTTACGCAGGGGGCGACACCTTCGAGGCTCGTGACGTGGTGGTGGGGCGACGAACGGATAAGGTCGTCGAAATTGTGAAGGGACTCAAGAATGGCGAAGAGATCGTAGTTCACGGTGGCTTCGCATTGAAATCGAAGATGCTGGCAAGCTTGCTTGAAGAGTAA
- a CDS encoding CusA/CzcA family heavy metal efflux RND transporter, with protein sequence MVQHIIEWSLNNRFIVMLLAVVLLGAGVVSAMRLPLDAVPDLTNVQVQVLTTSPSLGPVEVEQFITFPVENALSGLPRVEEIRSISRFGLSAVTVAFEEGTDIYWARNLVNERLQQARENIPPGMGDPQMGPIATGMSEIYQFEVMAEEGHEYSLMDLRTILDWQIAFQLRSVPGVIEVNTFGGELKTYEVQVNPDQLQNFNVPLNRVFEALEENNANAGGGYITHSAEQRLIRGEGLIRNLQDIEDIVLDSRRDGTPIRISDVARVNFAPMLRQGAVTRDGDREAVTGMVMMLMGGNSRQVVEDVKHKIAEIQETLPEGVVIDTFYDRTELVEKTIHTIAENISVGVILVIVMLFLLLGDIRAGLIVSAAIPLSAMCALIAMKVAGVSANLMSLGAIDFGIIVDGAVVMIENAVRHASRYQRERGGVVPKEVFKQSAKEVGTPILFAGLIVIIVFLPILSLQGVEGKMFRPMAFTFMSALTGALILSVTVMPVMASLFLARRVSSKDTFLVTWLKKWYEPILAFSMRRPLPMFGVAIGMFAVSVVVATGFGVEFVPKLDEGDIAIQATRLPSVSLETSIEMTKAMERTLLKFPQVESVVSKTGRPEIANDPMGVHQTDVFVRLKPKEEWPEEIEKTDLVEAMQVALEEAVPSNSYGFTQPIELRVQELVAGVRSDVGLSIYGDDLNVLKEQGDRIVRALNGVEGAADVQAQQIAGLPYLRVNIRRDAIARYGINAADILQAIQVVGGHTVGEVFEGQRRFPLQVRLAPEWRYNAEKLEQIKIEDPQGRKIPITQLADIIVEDGPSEISRHAIRRRLLVQCNVRGRDLASFVADAKETIANEVKLPAGYSLAWGGQFQNLEEASRRLMIAVPVALFLIFSLLYITFSSAKLTMLIYLNVPIAATGGIFALWLRDMPFSISAGVGFIALFGIAVMNGVVLIEHIRHLRHEGLEQKDAVTTGSMDRLRPVLMTATCGALGFVPMAISGSAGAEVQRPLATVVIGGLITCTVLTLLVLPAIYRWFEPAGDVAAHE encoded by the coding sequence ATGGTTCAACATATTATTGAATGGTCCCTGAATAATCGTTTTATCGTCATGCTATTGGCGGTCGTTCTGCTTGGTGCCGGTGTGGTATCGGCGATGCGATTGCCCTTGGATGCGGTGCCTGACCTGACCAACGTTCAGGTCCAAGTCTTGACCACGTCGCCGTCGCTGGGGCCGGTCGAAGTGGAGCAGTTCATCACGTTCCCGGTCGAAAACGCGCTGAGCGGTCTGCCTCGCGTCGAAGAAATTCGCTCGATCAGCCGCTTCGGCTTGTCGGCTGTTACGGTCGCCTTTGAAGAGGGAACCGACATCTATTGGGCCCGAAACCTGGTGAACGAGCGACTACAGCAAGCGCGCGAGAACATTCCGCCTGGCATGGGCGATCCGCAGATGGGTCCCATCGCAACGGGTATGAGCGAAATCTACCAGTTCGAGGTGATGGCCGAAGAAGGTCACGAATACAGCCTGATGGATCTACGAACGATCCTCGACTGGCAAATCGCTTTTCAGCTGCGAAGCGTCCCGGGTGTCATTGAAGTGAACACCTTCGGTGGCGAACTGAAGACCTACGAAGTGCAGGTCAATCCTGATCAACTGCAGAACTTCAACGTGCCGCTAAACCGCGTGTTTGAGGCCCTTGAAGAAAACAACGCCAACGCAGGCGGTGGTTATATCACCCACAGTGCCGAGCAACGATTGATTCGCGGCGAAGGCTTGATTCGTAATCTCCAAGATATCGAAGACATCGTCCTCGATAGTCGCCGCGATGGCACACCGATTCGAATTTCGGACGTCGCCCGCGTAAACTTCGCCCCGATGCTGCGGCAAGGTGCGGTCACGCGTGACGGCGACCGGGAAGCGGTCACCGGGATGGTGATGATGCTGATGGGAGGCAATTCGCGACAAGTCGTTGAAGACGTGAAGCATAAGATCGCCGAGATTCAAGAGACGCTACCGGAAGGCGTGGTGATCGATACGTTCTACGATCGAACCGAGTTGGTGGAAAAGACGATCCATACCATCGCCGAAAATATCAGCGTTGGTGTGATTCTGGTGATTGTGATGCTGTTCCTCCTTCTCGGCGATATCCGGGCAGGCCTAATCGTATCGGCGGCGATTCCACTCTCCGCGATGTGTGCCTTGATCGCGATGAAAGTCGCCGGAGTTTCGGCCAACCTAATGAGCCTGGGGGCGATCGACTTCGGGATTATCGTCGACGGCGCGGTCGTGATGATTGAGAACGCGGTCCGTCATGCGAGTCGCTATCAACGCGAGCGTGGCGGGGTAGTCCCGAAAGAAGTCTTCAAGCAATCGGCCAAAGAAGTCGGTACGCCGATTCTATTTGCTGGTTTGATCGTGATCATCGTGTTCCTCCCAATCCTCAGCCTGCAGGGTGTGGAAGGAAAGATGTTCCGCCCGATGGCGTTCACCTTCATGTCGGCACTGACGGGCGCACTGATTTTGAGCGTGACTGTGATGCCTGTGATGGCGTCGCTGTTTCTCGCCCGTCGCGTCAGCTCGAAGGATACCTTCCTGGTGACCTGGCTGAAGAAGTGGTACGAACCGATACTGGCATTTTCGATGCGTCGCCCATTGCCGATGTTTGGCGTGGCGATCGGGATGTTCGCAGTAAGTGTCGTCGTGGCAACGGGGTTCGGAGTGGAGTTTGTGCCGAAGCTCGATGAAGGTGACATCGCGATTCAGGCCACTCGCTTACCTAGCGTGTCGCTCGAAACGTCGATCGAAATGACCAAGGCGATGGAGCGAACTTTGCTCAAGTTCCCGCAGGTCGAAAGCGTCGTATCGAAGACCGGACGTCCAGAAATTGCCAACGACCCGATGGGCGTCCATCAGACCGACGTGTTCGTGAGGCTTAAGCCAAAGGAAGAATGGCCGGAGGAAATCGAAAAGACCGACCTTGTCGAAGCGATGCAGGTCGCCCTCGAAGAGGCGGTGCCTAGCAACTCGTACGGGTTCACTCAGCCGATCGAACTGCGCGTGCAGGAACTGGTGGCAGGAGTGCGATCCGATGTCGGCTTGAGTATTTACGGCGACGATCTGAATGTCTTGAAAGAGCAGGGGGATCGTATCGTTCGTGCCCTTAACGGGGTCGAAGGCGCCGCCGACGTACAGGCCCAGCAGATCGCTGGTCTTCCGTACTTGCGAGTCAACATTCGCCGCGATGCCATTGCGCGATACGGAATCAACGCGGCTGATATTCTGCAGGCGATTCAGGTTGTCGGTGGGCATACGGTCGGAGAAGTGTTTGAGGGGCAACGTCGCTTCCCCTTGCAGGTTCGCCTGGCACCCGAGTGGCGTTACAACGCCGAGAAGCTGGAGCAGATCAAGATCGAAGACCCGCAAGGCAGAAAAATTCCGATTACGCAGCTCGCCGATATCATCGTCGAAGATGGCCCATCGGAAATCAGTCGCCACGCGATCCGGCGACGCTTGCTGGTCCAGTGCAACGTGCGCGGCCGGGACCTGGCAAGTTTCGTAGCCGATGCCAAGGAAACGATTGCCAACGAAGTGAAGCTTCCGGCCGGCTACTCGCTGGCGTGGGGCGGCCAATTCCAGAACCTGGAAGAGGCTTCGAGACGCCTGATGATCGCGGTGCCGGTCGCGTTGTTCCTGATCTTCTCGTTGCTTTACATCACATTTAGTTCCGCCAAGCTGACGATGCTGATTTACTTGAACGTTCCGATCGCAGCAACGGGCGGGATCTTCGCACTATGGTTACGTGACATGCCGTTCTCGATTTCCGCTGGGGTCGGTTTTATCGCCTTGTTTGGTATCGCGGTTATGAACGGTGTGGTTCTGATCGAACACATCCGACATTTGCGGCATGAAGGGCTCGAGCAGAAAGACGCGGTTACAACAGGTTCGATGGACCGACTTCGCCCAGTGTTGATGACGGCAACGTGCGGTGCCTTGGGCTTCGTTCCGATGGCCATCTCTGGCAGTGCCGGTGCTGAAGTCCAACGGCCGCTGGCAACCGTGGTGATCGGGGGACTGATTACCTGTACGGTGCTAACCCTATTGGTGCTACCGGCGATCTATCGTTGGTTTGAACCAGCGGGCGACGTGGCAGCCCACGAGTAG